A window of the Hymenobacter sp. GOD-10R genome harbors these coding sequences:
- a CDS encoding sensor histidine kinase, translating into MPYNRNQVNVIWQHLLIWVLYIVYEHSILIIAGQQQINYKEVIINFSLYGLLFYTNALLFLPLLYAKGKHLWYAISLILLLFIFCITKYFLNIFVLPVLTDESLHSFASSKLFWSQALYRGIYFTSLSFGYWFAVHAIQLERQKRLQEQKLRVAEHNLMQSEITFLRSQINPHFLFNTLNFLYAQAYPHSEETAKGILLLSNIMRYALKDEEHEGKVMLESELKHLENYIAINQLRFNNKLQVHYEVLGSVQFMMIIPLVLITFVENCFKHGDLSDPQNPLVIRLQMVENRLSFFTHNKKRTGPKEKTTGIGLVNTQKRLELAYANRYTLAVQDEPEFFSYKLVIEL; encoded by the coding sequence ATGCCTTACAATCGAAACCAAGTCAACGTTATCTGGCAACACTTACTGATCTGGGTGTTGTATATTGTATACGAACATTCAATTTTGATTATTGCTGGTCAGCAACAAATAAACTATAAGGAAGTAATAATAAACTTTTCTCTGTATGGCTTGCTATTTTATACAAATGCTCTCTTATTTCTTCCTTTGCTGTATGCTAAAGGCAAGCATCTATGGTATGCAATTTCTTTAATACTGTTATTATTTATTTTCTGTATTACTAAATATTTTCTTAACATCTTTGTACTACCTGTTTTGACCGATGAATCCTTACACAGCTTTGCTTCAAGTAAGTTATTTTGGTCACAAGCATTATATCGTGGAATATATTTTACTTCATTAAGTTTTGGTTATTGGTTCGCTGTGCATGCGATACAGTTGGAGAGGCAAAAGCGTCTCCAAGAGCAAAAATTGCGGGTAGCTGAGCACAATCTGATGCAATCAGAAATAACATTTTTGCGAAGTCAAATCAATCCACACTTTCTTTTTAATACCCTGAATTTCCTGTACGCACAAGCCTATCCGCATTCGGAAGAAACTGCCAAAGGGATTCTGCTTCTATCGAATATCATGCGTTACGCGCTCAAGGACGAAGAGCACGAAGGAAAGGTGATGCTAGAAAGTGAGCTTAAGCATCTGGAGAATTACATTGCTATCAATCAACTGCGCTTCAACAACAAGTTACAAGTTCATTATGAAGTACTTGGTAGTGTACAGTTTATGATGATTATCCCGCTGGTCCTGATTACCTTCGTGGAGAACTGCTTTAAACACGGTGACTTATCCGATCCGCAGAACCCATTGGTTATTCGACTCCAGATGGTAGAAAACCGATTGTCCTTTTTTACGCATAATAAAAAACGGACGGGACCCAAGGAAAAGACAACAGGCATTGGCCTGGTTAATACGCAGAAACGGCTAGAACTTGCTTACGCCAATCGTTACACGCTGGCGGTGCAAGATGAGCCAGAATTCTTTAGTTATAAACTAGTTATTGAGCTGTAA